The Acidobacteriota bacterium genome includes a window with the following:
- a CDS encoding serine/threonine-protein kinase, which translates to MGEVFKAEDLKLNQTVALKFLPEKIALDGGMLARFHNEVRIARQVAHPNVCRVYDIGEVDGLHFISMEFIDGEDLASLLRRIGHLPGVKAVEIARQICGGLAAAHEMGILHRDLKPANVMIDGRGKARITDFGLAVVSEELREEDVLAGTPAYMAPEQLTGKEVTQRSDIYSLGLVLYELFTGKRVYETQNIHELIDLHDKSSPPTPSSHVKDIDPLAERVILRCLDKDPKARPASAVQVALALPGGDPLQAALAMGETPSPEMVAEAGEKTGLRPAIAVACLAAVIAGLIITALLGSKLDWKAQAMHENSPDALAHKSRDIINRLGYTDRPTDSANGLRFNSDYQRYVERNDKPANRWSQLTKGQPAAIYFWYRESPRYLQAIAMWSGGWVSEDDPPQNVSGMVNISLDPRGRLLSFTAVPPQVDQASGALPLPDWTALFAAAGLDMAHFTPTEPKWTPLAICDARAAWTGAYPDQPEIPLRIEAAAYRGKPVYFQLIEPWSSPGRTQDFQPTTGQRISFAIFICVFLAILLGAVLMARHNFRQGRGDRRGAFRLALFVFAVRMLAWLFGASHAPSIGEVPSFFFLAVSQALLVAGVLWLLYLALEPYVRRRWPDTIISWSRVLSGSLRDPLVGRDVFVGILFGIGQTLLYQLEQLVSLWLNAAPQWGSFLDAWLGVRYLIAQGFLTNIGLALAIALFLFFLMFLLRVLTRRQWLAVGIWVLIAVVLKVLGSSNPMIAVVFACLIPALDLIALLRFGLVTFAISQFVYLLLFSVPITTDFSAWYAGSSLFTLLAVLALAGYAFYTSLGGQKVFEGKLLEE; encoded by the coding sequence ATGGGCGAAGTCTTCAAGGCCGAAGACCTCAAGCTCAATCAAACTGTTGCGCTCAAGTTCTTGCCTGAAAAGATCGCGCTCGACGGGGGAATGCTCGCTCGCTTTCACAATGAAGTGCGCATCGCTCGACAAGTAGCCCACCCAAACGTTTGCCGCGTGTACGACATCGGTGAAGTCGACGGATTGCACTTCATCTCAATGGAGTTCATCGACGGCGAGGACTTGGCTTCGTTGCTGCGGCGTATTGGTCACTTGCCTGGAGTCAAGGCGGTCGAGATCGCGCGTCAGATCTGCGGGGGACTCGCCGCCGCGCACGAGATGGGTATCCTGCATCGCGATCTGAAGCCTGCCAACGTGATGATCGACGGGCGAGGCAAGGCGCGCATCACCGACTTCGGATTGGCCGTAGTGAGCGAGGAGCTTCGCGAAGAAGATGTCCTGGCGGGCACTCCCGCGTACATGGCGCCCGAGCAACTGACGGGCAAGGAGGTCACGCAGCGCAGCGACATCTACTCTTTGGGCCTGGTGCTGTATGAATTGTTCACCGGCAAGCGAGTTTATGAAACACAGAACATTCACGAGCTGATCGATCTTCACGACAAGTCCTCGCCTCCGACACCCTCGAGTCATGTCAAAGACATTGACCCGCTGGCCGAGCGAGTGATCCTGCGCTGTCTCGACAAGGATCCGAAGGCGCGGCCGGCTTCTGCCGTTCAAGTGGCGCTGGCCTTGCCGGGCGGCGATCCGCTTCAAGCTGCGCTGGCGATGGGCGAGACACCATCGCCGGAGATGGTTGCGGAAGCGGGTGAGAAAACCGGCTTACGTCCTGCTATCGCCGTGGCGTGTCTGGCCGCCGTCATTGCCGGACTCATCATCACTGCTTTACTGGGCAGCAAGTTGGATTGGAAAGCGCAGGCGATGCATGAAAATTCGCCGGATGCGCTGGCGCACAAGTCCCGCGACATCATCAACCGGCTGGGCTACACCGACCGGCCCACCGACAGCGCCAATGGGCTGCGCTTCAACTCTGACTATCAGCGCTACGTTGAGCGGAATGACAAACCCGCTAATCGCTGGAGCCAGCTCACGAAAGGCCAACCGGCCGCCATTTATTTTTGGTATCGTGAAAGTCCGCGGTATCTTCAGGCGATTGCCATGTGGAGCGGTGGATGGGTTTCGGAAGATGATCCGCCGCAGAATGTTTCAGGCATGGTGAACATAAGCCTGGATCCGCGGGGACGCCTGCTCTCCTTCACTGCCGTGCCGCCGCAAGTAGATCAAGCCAGTGGTGCGCTGCCCCTGCCTGACTGGACGGCGCTCTTCGCGGCGGCGGGACTTGATATGGCGCACTTCACCCCGACCGAGCCGAAATGGACGCCGCTCGCCATCTGTGACGCGCGTGCAGCCTGGACAGGAGCGTATCCCGATCAACCAGAGATTCCGTTACGCATTGAAGCAGCCGCCTACCGTGGCAAGCCGGTTTATTTTCAACTTATCGAGCCCTGGAGTAGCCCTGGGCGGACGCAAGACTTTCAGCCAACCACGGGGCAGCGCATTAGCTTTGCGATTTTTATCTGCGTATTCCTTGCCATCCTGCTCGGAGCGGTGTTAATGGCCCGCCACAATTTCCGTCAGGGCCGCGGCGACCGCCGCGGCGCGTTCAGGTTGGCGCTCTTTGTCTTTGCCGTCAGGATGCTCGCCTGGCTTTTCGGCGCCAGTCACGCCCCGAGTATTGGAGAAGTACCCAGCTTCTTCTTTCTGGCCGTTAGCCAGGCGCTGCTGGTGGCTGGTGTCCTCTGGTTGCTTTATCTCGCGCTCGAACCTTACGTGAGGCGGCGCTGGCCAGACACGATCATCTCGTGGAGCCGGGTGCTCAGCGGCAGTCTGCGCGATCCACTGGTGGGCCGTGATGTATTCGTCGGCATCCTTTTCGGCATCGGTCAGACGCTGCTTTATCAGCTCGAACAGCTCGTCAGCCTCTGGCTTAACGCAGCTCCGCAGTGGGGAAGCTTCTTGGACGCCTGGCTCGGCGTGCGCTACCTCATTGCTCAAGGGTTTTTGACTAATATAGGTCTGGCGCTTGCAATTGCGCTGTTCTTGTTTTTCCTGATGTTTCTGCTCCGCGTCCTCACACGTCGACAATGGCTGGCCGTGGGCATCTGGGTCTTGATCGCGGTTGTGCTGAAAGTCTTGGGATCAAGCAATCCGATGATTGCCGTGGTATTTGCTTGCTTAATTCCCGCGCTTGACCTCATCGCTTTGCTGCGCTTCGGCCTCGTGACGTTCGCCATCAGCCAATTTGTTTACTTGCTTTTGTTCAGCGTCCCGATCACGACCGACTTTTCAGCCTGGTACGCGGGCAGTTCGCTCTTCACGCTCCTCGCGGTGCTGGCGCTGGCGGGCTATGCTTTTTACACTTCGCTGGGCGGGCAAAAGGTGTTCGAGGGGAAGCTGCTGGAGGAGTGA